One segment of Curtobacterium sp. MR_MD2014 DNA contains the following:
- a CDS encoding EamA family transporter: MLFRDRILALVVAVAWGLNFPATAIALDHWPPFLLAAVRFSLLAVPTILFVPRPRVPFRWIVLVGATLGVLQFAFLYLGMAAGMPTGLASLVIQASAPFTVVLAGVLLREKLTARQVVGVSVAVAALGVIAVHRAQTAALLPVVLVLCGALGWALGNVATRRTGPVNPLHLTLWWAVVPPVPMFALSLLVEGPERVGRAFGTAFTASALPADLGLLYIVVAGSLVGYGIWSRLMGKYPSSTVAPFSMLVPVIGVLASWAAFGEVPDVVEVVAGAVVVVAVLWSSRTARVVPAAAVPAVAVPVSPGAAGARR; this comes from the coding sequence GTGCTCTTCCGCGACCGCATCCTGGCCCTCGTCGTCGCCGTGGCGTGGGGTCTGAACTTCCCGGCGACCGCGATCGCCCTCGACCACTGGCCCCCGTTCCTGCTCGCCGCCGTCCGGTTCAGCCTGCTGGCCGTCCCGACGATCCTGTTCGTCCCGCGGCCGAGGGTCCCGTTCCGGTGGATCGTGCTCGTCGGTGCGACGCTCGGCGTCCTGCAGTTCGCGTTCCTGTACCTCGGCATGGCGGCCGGGATGCCGACCGGGCTCGCGTCGCTGGTGATCCAGGCGTCGGCGCCGTTCACGGTCGTGCTCGCCGGGGTCCTGCTGCGTGAGAAGCTCACCGCCCGTCAGGTCGTCGGGGTGTCCGTCGCGGTCGCGGCCCTCGGCGTCATCGCGGTGCACCGGGCGCAGACCGCGGCGCTGCTGCCGGTCGTGCTGGTGCTGTGCGGGGCGCTGGGCTGGGCGCTCGGCAACGTCGCGACGCGGCGGACCGGTCCGGTGAACCCGCTGCACCTGACCCTGTGGTGGGCCGTCGTGCCGCCGGTGCCGATGTTCGCACTGTCGCTGCTCGTCGAGGGGCCGGAACGGGTCGGTCGGGCGTTCGGCACGGCGTTCACCGCGTCGGCGTTGCCGGCCGACCTCGGCCTGCTCTACATCGTCGTCGCGGGGAGCCTGGTCGGGTACGGGATCTGGTCGCGCCTGATGGGGAAGTACCCGTCGAGCACCGTCGCACCGTTCTCGATGCTCGTCCCCGTGATCGGGGTGCTCGCCTCGTGGGCGGCGTTCGGCGAGGTGCCGGACGTGGTCGAGGTCGTGGCCGGTGCCGTGGTGGTGGTCGCCGTGCTGTGGTCGTCGCGCACCGCGAGGGTGGTGCCGGCCGCGGCGGTGCCGGCGGTGGCGGTGCCGGTCAGCCCCGGTGCTGCCGGCGCTCGGCGATGA
- a CDS encoding LysR family transcriptional regulator, translated as MVGFDIALLPVLRELAERGSVTAVAAATHRTPSAVSQQLRTLQRQAGVPLVERVGRGVRLTADGRALADMATGVATALATVESAWSEHLAGVSGTVDLAVFPSAAELLLPGLLTRMREHPGIVLELSDVDVSEGEFAPLTADHDVVIGHRPDGARRPDGAVETVALLREPLDVALPLDHPLADRERVGIEDVVDETWIGVPEDYPIDRVLIAMAAASDTPPSVAFRTIHLPVIENLVAAGHGIALVPRYTSGTRAAGRFRLATLADVRAGRRIEALARPDRAVRPAVRTVLEALVAEARAVTT; from the coding sequence ATGGTCGGCTTCGACATCGCCCTGCTGCCGGTCCTCCGCGAGCTCGCGGAACGGGGGAGCGTCACCGCGGTCGCAGCAGCCACGCACCGCACCCCGAGCGCGGTGTCGCAACAGCTCCGCACGCTGCAGCGCCAGGCCGGCGTACCCCTGGTCGAGCGCGTCGGGCGCGGCGTGCGCCTCACCGCGGACGGCCGGGCACTCGCCGACATGGCCACCGGTGTCGCGACCGCGCTCGCCACGGTGGAGTCGGCGTGGTCGGAGCACCTCGCGGGGGTGAGCGGGACGGTCGACCTCGCGGTGTTCCCCTCGGCGGCCGAGCTGCTGCTGCCGGGGCTCCTCACGCGCATGCGCGAGCACCCGGGCATCGTCCTCGAGCTCTCGGACGTCGACGTCAGCGAGGGGGAGTTCGCGCCGCTCACCGCCGACCACGACGTCGTCATCGGGCACCGCCCGGACGGTGCCCGCCGCCCCGACGGCGCCGTCGAGACGGTCGCGCTGCTCCGGGAACCGCTCGACGTCGCCCTGCCGCTCGACCACCCGCTCGCCGACCGGGAGCGCGTCGGCATCGAGGACGTCGTCGACGAGACCTGGATCGGCGTGCCCGAGGACTACCCGATCGACCGCGTGCTGATCGCGATGGCCGCGGCGTCCGACACCCCGCCGTCGGTGGCGTTCCGCACGATCCACCTGCCCGTCATCGAGAACCTGGTGGCCGCGGGGCACGGCATCGCGCTCGTGCCCCGGTACACGTCGGGCACGCGTGCGGCGGGACGGTTCCGGTTGGCGACGCTCGCCGACGTGCGGGCGGGCCGGAGGATCGAGGCGCTCGCCCGTCCGGACCGCGCGGTCCGTCCCGCGGTCCGCACCGTCCTGGAGGCGTTGGTCGCCGAGGCACGGGCCGTCACCACCTGA
- the purB gene encoding adenylosuccinate lyase, whose translation MTPLPPQPISPLDGRYYPVVHTVGEHLSEAGLNRARIVVEVEWLIFLTDHAMFTTSPLSIDDKAALRRVVETFGHDQIAELAEIEATTRHDVKAVEYFVRRRLSELGLDAIAELTHFACTSEDVNNLSYALTVRDTVDQVWLPAYRSVLATLRTMAEQLRAVPMLSHTHGQPATPTTLGKELAVVVYRLERVLTQIEHGEYLGKFSGATGTFSAHLAADPEADWPALSKEFVEGLGLTWNPLTTQIESHDWQAELYDRVRHANRILHNLATDVWTYISMGYFTQIPVAGATGSSTMPHKINPIRFENAEANLEISSALFSTLSETLVTSRLQRDLTDSTTQRNVGVAFGHSLLALDNLRRGLGEIAVNETRLAEDLDHNWEVLGEAIQTVIRAEVTAGQSNIEDPYAMLKELTRGKRIGQDELVAFVNGLDISSGAKARLTNLTPGTYTGLADELVDRLDV comes from the coding sequence ATGACCCCCCTTCCCCCGCAGCCGATCAGCCCGCTCGACGGGCGGTACTACCCGGTCGTGCACACGGTGGGCGAGCACCTCTCCGAGGCCGGCCTCAACCGCGCACGCATCGTGGTCGAGGTCGAGTGGCTCATCTTCCTGACCGACCACGCGATGTTCACCACCTCGCCGCTGAGCATCGACGACAAGGCAGCGCTCCGCCGGGTCGTCGAGACCTTCGGCCACGACCAGATCGCGGAGCTCGCCGAGATCGAGGCCACGACGCGGCACGACGTCAAGGCCGTCGAGTACTTCGTCCGTCGCCGCCTGTCCGAGCTCGGACTCGACGCCATCGCCGAGCTGACGCACTTCGCCTGCACCAGCGAGGACGTCAACAACCTGTCCTACGCACTGACGGTGCGGGACACCGTCGACCAGGTCTGGCTGCCCGCCTACCGCTCCGTCCTGGCGACGCTCCGCACCATGGCGGAGCAGCTCCGCGCCGTGCCGATGCTCTCGCACACGCACGGGCAGCCCGCGACGCCGACGACGCTGGGCAAGGAGCTCGCGGTGGTCGTCTACCGCCTCGAGCGCGTCCTGACGCAGATCGAGCACGGCGAGTACCTCGGCAAGTTCTCCGGCGCCACCGGGACCTTCTCGGCGCACCTCGCCGCCGACCCCGAGGCCGACTGGCCCGCGCTGTCGAAGGAATTCGTCGAGGGGCTCGGCCTGACGTGGAACCCCCTGACGACGCAGATCGAGTCGCACGACTGGCAGGCCGAGCTGTACGACCGGGTGCGCCACGCGAACCGGATCCTGCACAACCTGGCGACCGACGTGTGGACCTACATCTCGATGGGCTACTTCACGCAGATCCCGGTGGCCGGTGCCACGGGGTCGTCGACGATGCCGCACAAGATCAACCCGATCCGGTTCGAGAACGCCGAGGCGAACCTCGAGATCTCGTCGGCGCTGTTCTCGACGCTGTCCGAGACCCTCGTGACGAGCCGCCTGCAGCGCGACCTGACCGACTCGACCACGCAGCGGAACGTCGGCGTCGCGTTCGGGCACTCGCTGCTCGCGCTCGACAACCTGCGTCGCGGGCTCGGCGAGATCGCGGTGAACGAGACCCGGCTGGCCGAGGACCTCGACCACAACTGGGAGGTGCTCGGCGAGGCGATCCAGACGGTCATCCGCGCCGAGGTCACCGCCGGGCAGTCGAACATCGAGGACCCCTACGCGATGCTCAAGGAGCTCACGCGGGGCAAGCGCATCGGCCAGGACGAGCTCGTCGCGTTCGTGAACGGCCTCGACATCTCGTCGGGTGCCAAGGCACGACTGACGAACCTCACGCCCGGCACCTACACGGGCCTGGCCGACGAGCTCGTCGACCGCCTGGACGTCTAG
- a CDS encoding low molecular weight protein-tyrosine-phosphatase, with translation MSPDADAPFRVSFVCSGNICRSPMAGIVFAQVAADAGMADRFVVESAGTGDWHVGEPADERTIAALAARGYDGSRHRARQFDPDRFPDLDLVVALDRSHERVLRSWAPTMDDAAKVTLLLRYDDAWPQQADVPDPYYADRHEFDRVLSTVERACRALFRQLEPAVRQGAP, from the coding sequence ATGAGCCCGGACGCCGACGCCCCGTTCCGCGTCTCGTTCGTCTGCAGCGGCAACATCTGCCGCTCCCCCATGGCCGGCATCGTCTTCGCACAGGTCGCCGCCGACGCCGGCATGGCCGACCGCTTCGTCGTCGAGTCGGCGGGCACCGGTGACTGGCACGTCGGCGAGCCCGCGGACGAGCGCACGATCGCGGCACTCGCAGCGCGCGGATACGATGGCAGCAGGCATCGCGCCCGCCAGTTCGACCCGGACCGGTTCCCGGACCTCGACCTGGTGGTCGCACTCGACCGCTCCCACGAACGCGTCCTGCGCTCGTGGGCACCGACCATGGACGACGCCGCCAAGGTGACGCTCCTGCTGCGGTACGACGACGCCTGGCCCCAGCAGGCCGACGTGCCGGACCCGTACTACGCGGACCGGCACGAGTTCGACCGAGTGCTCTCGACCGTCGAGCGTGCCTGCCGGGCGCTCTTCCGCCAACTCGAACCGGCAGTCCGTCAGGGAGCCCCATGA
- a CDS encoding phage holin family protein, which produces MRFLVRLVVNAVALWLTTLIVSGVTVTPFGDGDTTAVVLTFLLVAFVFGLVNAVIGTIIRIVAFPLYVLTLGLISLIVNAVLLLIVAGISDAIGFGLEVESFGWGIVGAFVLAVFSWLIGLFVRPVLNRPRP; this is translated from the coding sequence ATGCGATTCCTCGTCCGCCTCGTCGTCAACGCCGTCGCGCTCTGGCTCACCACCCTCATCGTGAGCGGCGTCACCGTCACCCCGTTCGGCGACGGGGACACCACCGCCGTGGTGCTCACGTTCCTGCTCGTGGCGTTCGTGTTCGGGCTCGTGAACGCGGTCATCGGCACGATCATCCGGATCGTCGCGTTCCCGCTCTACGTCCTGACGCTCGGCCTGATCTCACTGATCGTGAACGCCGTGCTGCTGCTCATCGTCGCCGGGATCTCGGACGCGATCGGCTTCGGGCTCGAGGTCGAGTCCTTCGGCTGGGGCATCGTCGGTGCCTTCGTGCTCGCCGTGTTCTCGTGGCTGATCGGGCTGTTCGTGCGGCCGGTGCTGAACCGCCCGCGTCCGTGA
- a CDS encoding histidinol-phosphate transaminase, with translation MTDERVHIRPEVAVLPAYKQGRQAAPDAFKLSSNENPFPPLPGVVEAVQAQTAYNRYPDATALAVRAVLANRAGLTVDEVHVAPGSVAILHELARATSGPGDEVVYAWRSFEAYPGVVTVAGATSVQVPNRPDGGHDLDAMADAVTDRTRMVIVCSPNNPTGPVVTGAEFETFMARVPSTVLVVLDEAYAEFVTEPTAVRGTPLLERYPNLVVLRTFSKAYGLAGLRVGYAFGPAYVLDAVRACAIPLSVTAQGQAAALASLERETELLDRVAELAASRDRIVAALRGQGWDVPDAQGNFVWLPTGELTAHAAERFEAAGIIVRAFGNEGIRVSIGEHEAVETLLETAGSLVGDLQAAR, from the coding sequence GTGACTGACGAGCGCGTGCACATCCGGCCCGAGGTGGCCGTCCTCCCCGCGTACAAGCAGGGGCGTCAGGCAGCGCCCGACGCCTTCAAGCTGTCGAGCAACGAGAACCCGTTCCCGCCGCTGCCGGGCGTCGTCGAGGCCGTGCAGGCGCAGACGGCCTACAACCGCTACCCGGACGCCACCGCCCTGGCCGTCCGCGCCGTGCTCGCGAACCGCGCCGGACTCACCGTCGACGAGGTCCACGTCGCGCCCGGCAGCGTCGCGATCCTGCACGAGCTGGCCCGGGCGACGAGCGGCCCCGGCGACGAGGTCGTCTACGCGTGGCGCTCCTTCGAGGCCTACCCGGGTGTCGTGACGGTCGCCGGTGCCACGAGCGTGCAGGTGCCGAACCGCCCGGACGGCGGCCACGACCTCGACGCCATGGCCGACGCCGTGACCGACCGCACCCGCATGGTCATCGTCTGCTCGCCCAACAACCCGACCGGTCCCGTCGTCACGGGCGCTGAGTTCGAGACGTTCATGGCGCGCGTGCCGTCGACCGTGCTCGTCGTGCTCGACGAGGCCTACGCCGAGTTCGTCACCGAGCCCACCGCGGTCCGTGGCACGCCGCTGCTCGAGCGGTACCCGAACCTCGTCGTCCTCCGCACGTTCTCCAAGGCGTACGGACTCGCGGGCCTGCGCGTCGGGTACGCGTTCGGTCCGGCGTACGTGCTCGACGCCGTCCGTGCCTGCGCGATCCCGTTGTCGGTGACGGCGCAGGGCCAGGCGGCGGCGCTCGCGAGCCTGGAGCGCGAGACGGAGCTGCTCGACCGCGTCGCCGAGCTCGCGGCGAGCCGTGACCGCATCGTCGCCGCGCTGCGCGGCCAGGGCTGGGACGTCCCGGACGCCCAGGGCAACTTCGTGTGGCTGCCGACCGGGGAGCTGACGGCCCACGCGGCCGAGCGCTTCGAGGCCGCCGGCATCATCGTGCGGGCCTTCGGGAACGAGGGCATCCGGGTGTCGATCGGGGAGCACGAGGCTGTGGAAACGCTCCTCGAAACGGCGGGGTCGCTTGTGGGGGACCTCCAGGCGGCCCGGTAG
- a CDS encoding thiamine pyrophosphate-dependent enzyme, giving the protein MSFHAAAPATATVRILDPEGRFVETDENAEYAAVARTIPDETLLAMHRRMVLTRRFDHAGHNLQRTGQLGLWVPSHGQEAAQVGSVFALRAQDHVFPSYREHAVTMHRGVEPMEIIAMYRGQTHGGWDPDERGNTHISTLVIGSQTLHATGYALGQQLDGDVGTGDPDRDACTIVYFGDGATSQGDVNEAYVFAASTKAPVVFFLQNNHWAISVPVSVQSPTPLVDRPRGFGIPSVRVDGNDVLASYTASLVATDHARSGQGPAFVEAETYRIGAHTSSDDPTRYRLDDELTSWVERDPIARSAAYLRSRGVTDEQLARFDEEGEDIAADVRRATVALTPPSVDVMFDNVYREPHPVTTAQKAWLEQYEAGYEGGSH; this is encoded by the coding sequence ATGTCATTCCACGCCGCGGCCCCCGCGACGGCCACCGTCCGGATCCTCGACCCCGAGGGCCGGTTCGTGGAGACCGACGAGAACGCCGAGTACGCCGCCGTCGCGCGGACGATCCCGGACGAGACCCTGCTGGCGATGCACCGCCGCATGGTGCTCACGCGTCGGTTCGACCACGCGGGCCACAACCTCCAGCGCACCGGTCAGCTCGGCCTCTGGGTCCCGAGCCACGGACAGGAGGCCGCGCAGGTCGGCTCCGTCTTCGCCCTCCGCGCACAGGACCACGTCTTCCCGTCGTACCGCGAGCACGCCGTCACGATGCACCGCGGTGTCGAGCCGATGGAGATCATCGCGATGTACCGCGGCCAGACGCACGGCGGCTGGGACCCGGACGAGCGCGGCAACACCCACATCTCGACGCTGGTGATCGGGTCGCAGACGCTGCACGCGACGGGCTACGCGCTCGGTCAGCAGCTCGACGGCGACGTGGGCACCGGTGACCCCGACCGCGACGCCTGCACCATCGTGTACTTCGGCGACGGCGCGACCAGCCAGGGCGACGTGAACGAGGCGTACGTCTTCGCCGCGTCGACGAAGGCCCCTGTCGTCTTCTTCCTGCAGAACAACCACTGGGCGATCTCGGTGCCGGTGTCGGTGCAGTCGCCGACCCCGCTCGTCGACCGCCCGCGCGGCTTCGGGATCCCGAGCGTCCGCGTCGACGGCAACGACGTCCTGGCGTCGTACACGGCGTCCCTCGTCGCGACCGACCACGCCCGCTCCGGGCAGGGGCCGGCGTTCGTCGAGGCCGAGACCTACCGCATCGGCGCGCACACGAGCTCTGACGACCCGACCCGCTACCGCCTCGACGACGAGCTCACCTCGTGGGTGGAGCGCGACCCGATCGCCCGTTCGGCCGCGTACCTGCGCAGCCGCGGCGTCACCGACGAGCAGCTCGCGCGCTTCGACGAGGAGGGCGAGGACATCGCCGCCGACGTCCGACGGGCGACCGTGGCCCTGACCCCGCCGTCGGTGGACGTCATGTTCGACAACGTGTACCGCGAGCCGCACCCGGTCACCACCGCGCAGAAGGCCTGGCTCGAGCAGTACGAGGCCGGGTACGAAGGGGGCTCCCACTGA
- a CDS encoding alpha-ketoacid dehydrogenase subunit beta: protein MAKALNAGLAAAMAADDKVLLMGEDIGQLGGVFRITEGLQERFGAERVRDTPLAEAGIIGTAIGLALRGYRPVVEIQFDGFVWPGFDQITSQLAKMQNRLPQHMSLPVVIRIPYGGHIGAVEHHQESPEAYFAHTPGLRVVSPSTPNDAYWMIQEAIASKDPVVFLEPKSRYWPKGEVDLVDGHVPMHTTRVARTGTEVTLVGHGAMVATLMQAADIAEAEGTSCEVIDLRSISPIDWEPLLTSVRKTGRVVIAQEASGFVSVGSEIAATVAEQCFYTMQAPPIRVSGFDVPFPVSKLEHLHLPDADRVLEAVDRALAY, encoded by the coding sequence ATGGCCAAGGCGCTCAACGCCGGCCTCGCCGCCGCGATGGCCGCGGACGACAAGGTCCTGCTCATGGGCGAGGACATCGGCCAGCTGGGCGGGGTCTTCCGCATCACCGAGGGCCTGCAGGAGCGGTTCGGTGCCGAGCGCGTCCGTGACACCCCGCTCGCCGAGGCCGGCATCATCGGCACCGCGATCGGCCTGGCCCTGCGCGGCTACCGTCCGGTGGTCGAGATCCAGTTCGACGGCTTCGTCTGGCCGGGCTTCGACCAGATCACCTCGCAGCTCGCCAAGATGCAGAACCGCCTGCCGCAGCACATGTCGCTGCCGGTCGTCATCCGCATCCCCTACGGCGGGCACATCGGCGCCGTGGAGCACCACCAGGAGTCCCCGGAGGCGTACTTCGCGCACACCCCGGGCCTGCGCGTGGTCAGCCCGAGCACGCCGAACGACGCGTACTGGATGATCCAGGAGGCGATCGCGTCGAAGGACCCGGTCGTGTTCCTCGAGCCGAAGTCCCGCTACTGGCCGAAGGGCGAGGTCGACCTCGTCGACGGCCACGTCCCGATGCACACCACGCGCGTCGCCCGGACCGGCACCGAGGTCACCCTCGTCGGCCACGGCGCGATGGTGGCGACCCTCATGCAGGCTGCGGACATCGCCGAGGCCGAGGGCACCAGCTGCGAGGTCATCGACCTCCGCTCCATCTCGCCGATCGACTGGGAGCCGTTGCTGACCTCGGTCCGCAAGACCGGCCGGGTCGTCATCGCGCAGGAGGCCTCCGGCTTCGTCAGCGTCGGCAGCGAGATCGCCGCGACCGTCGCCGAGCAGTGCTTCTACACGATGCAGGCGCCGCCGATCCGGGTCTCCGGGTTCGACGTCCCGTTCCCGGTGTCGAAGCTCGAACACCTCCACCTGCCGGACGCGGACCGTGTCCTCGAGGCCGTCGACCGCGCCCTCGCATACTGA
- a CDS encoding dihydrolipoamide acetyltransferase family protein: MPAAEFPLPDVGEGLTEAEIVQWRVAIGDEVAVDQVLVEIETAKSLVELPSPFAGTVTGLLVSEGDTVEVGKPIIRVDSDVQVASTSAQPGGPSTVADSVPASPDVAVTPPAAAAAPAPVAQTPPAPVQQTPPAPAAAPAAPAAAAPAAAAPQQPRHAAPSQPVADHATVVGSDESSGAVLVGYGSATTSPSRRKPGARRAAALAAEASRASSADAVAAAEAASDPGEDSISQAVGEQGSRPRKAVVSGIVLAKPPIRKLAKDLDVDLTEVVPTGLAGEVTRDDVIRHAKQAGVFRNIETPEWGDVRRETIPVKGVRKAIAKAMTTSKFTAPHVSLFVDVDATRTMEFVKRLKSSPTFAGVKVSPLLVFAKAVIWAVRRNRSVNSTWTDQEIIVHHFVNLGIAAATPRGLIVPNIKDAQDMSLFELAKALEDLTLTARDGKTTPQQMADGTVTITNIGVFGMDTGTPILNPGEVAIVAMGTIKPKPWVVDGEVRSRMVTTIGASFDHRVVDGDVASRFVHDIASVLEEPALLLD; this comes from the coding sequence GTGCCCGCCGCCGAATTCCCCCTGCCCGACGTGGGCGAAGGCCTGACCGAGGCCGAGATCGTGCAGTGGCGCGTCGCGATCGGGGACGAGGTCGCCGTCGACCAGGTCCTGGTCGAGATCGAGACCGCGAAGTCGCTCGTCGAGCTGCCGTCGCCGTTCGCCGGGACCGTCACGGGGCTGCTCGTCTCCGAGGGTGACACCGTCGAGGTCGGCAAGCCGATCATCCGGGTCGACTCGGACGTGCAGGTCGCGTCGACGTCCGCCCAGCCGGGAGGCCCGTCCACCGTCGCCGACAGCGTCCCGGCCTCGCCGGACGTCGCCGTCACCCCGCCTGCCGCAGCGGCCGCTCCGGCTCCCGTCGCGCAGACGCCGCCGGCGCCCGTGCAGCAGACCCCGCCGGCACCGGCCGCCGCCCCGGCCGCACCCGCAGCGGCCGCACCGGCAGCTGCTGCTCCGCAGCAACCGCGGCACGCGGCTCCGTCGCAGCCGGTCGCTGACCACGCGACCGTCGTCGGCTCCGACGAGTCGTCCGGCGCCGTCCTGGTCGGGTACGGCTCCGCGACCACGTCCCCGTCCCGCCGGAAGCCGGGCGCCCGCCGGGCCGCAGCGCTCGCCGCCGAGGCGAGCCGTGCCTCCAGTGCGGACGCCGTCGCCGCGGCCGAGGCCGCCTCGGACCCGGGCGAGGACAGCATCTCGCAGGCCGTCGGCGAGCAGGGCTCCCGACCGCGCAAGGCCGTCGTGTCGGGCATCGTCCTGGCGAAGCCGCCGATCCGGAAGCTCGCGAAGGACCTGGACGTCGACCTGACCGAGGTCGTGCCGACGGGTCTCGCCGGCGAGGTCACGCGCGACGACGTCATCCGGCACGCGAAGCAGGCCGGCGTCTTCCGCAACATCGAGACGCCCGAGTGGGGCGACGTCCGCCGCGAGACCATCCCGGTCAAGGGCGTGCGGAAGGCCATCGCGAAGGCGATGACCACGTCGAAGTTCACGGCGCCGCACGTGTCCCTGTTCGTCGACGTCGACGCGACCCGCACCATGGAGTTCGTCAAGCGCCTGAAGTCCTCGCCGACGTTCGCCGGTGTCAAGGTCTCGCCGCTGCTCGTCTTCGCCAAGGCGGTCATCTGGGCCGTCCGTCGGAACCGGTCGGTGAACTCGACCTGGACCGACCAGGAGATCATCGTCCACCACTTCGTGAACCTCGGCATCGCCGCGGCGACCCCGCGTGGGCTCATCGTGCCGAACATCAAGGACGCGCAGGACATGTCCCTGTTCGAGCTCGCGAAGGCGCTCGAGGACCTGACGCTCACCGCCCGCGACGGCAAGACCACGCCGCAGCAGATGGCCGACGGCACCGTGACGATCACGAACATCGGTGTCTTCGGCATGGACACCGGCACCCCGATCCTCAACCCGGGCGAGGTCGCCATCGTCGCGATGGGCACGATCAAGCCGAAGCCGTGGGTCGTCGACGGCGAGGTCCGCTCGCGCATGGTGACCACGATCGGTGCCTCGTTCGACCACCGGGTCGTCGACGGCGATGTGGCCTCGCGCTTCGTGCACGACATCGCCTCGGTGCTCGAGGAGCCGGCGCTGCTGCTCGACTGA